The nucleotide window CCGTCCAGCCCGGTGCCGCGGTGCCGGTGCAACTCCCGGTCCAGCAGCGTCAGATCGAACGGCGCGTTCATCACCACCAGCGGCAGCCCGGCCCCCGGACCACCGGCCAGGGCACGGGCGATCGCCTCCACCGCCGGACCCGGCGGCACGCCGTGCCGGGCCACGTACCCGTCGGAGAGCCCGTGCACCGCGGTCGCCGCCTCGGGCACCGGCACCCCGGGCGAGATCAGCCAGCGCCGCGACCACGGTGTGGCGCCGGGGCGTTCCTGCACCACCAGCGCCGCCGTGACGATCCGGTCCCGCTCGACGTCCACCCCGGTCGTCTCGGTGTCGAACGCGGCGAGCGGCCCGTCGAACCAAGAAGGCATGGCCGGCCCCCTGTTCCGCTCATCCAGCCTGCCGGACGCCAACTACCGCGAAAACCCGCCGACTTGGCGAAACCGCGACGTCCGTGACGGTCTCTTACCCCCGACCCGCGCCCGGCGAACCGCACTCGTTTGCGGATCACCCGGGCCGGAGAAACCCTCAGTGGACGCCGCGTTCGCACACCACCGCGGCCCTCACCCACCACCGCCACCAGGCCCGGAAGGCACGGCAAGCCATGGCGCTCGCGCAGCCCCGACCGGGCGGGCCGCATCCCGGGCACGGCACGACGCCGAGGGGCGGACTCGCCGTCACCAGTTGCATGGAGACCCTGCAAGTGGGCTACCTGCACGCGGTCGCCGCCGCCGCGGGGTGCTCACTGGCCCAGCCCTACCCCGACAACGGCATCGACTGGCACGTCAGCCACACCTCGCCCGGCCACCTGGTGGACGACGAAGTCACCATAAAGATCCAGCTCAAGGCGACCTACCAGGTGGCGCCGCACCCGCCGGGGCCGTTCTTCTCCTTCACCCTCGACAACGACCACCTGGTCAAGCTCGCCCGCCACCCGGTCTCGGTGCACAAGATCCTCGTGGTGATGCTCGTCCCACGCGGCCAGGAACGGTGGATCGGCGCCGGCCACGAGCGGATGGAACTGCGCCACTGCTGCTACTGGACCAACCTGGCCGGCCACCCGGTGACCGGCCGCCACAAGACCACCGTGCGCATCCCGACCGCCCGGATCTTCGACGACCGGGCACTGTGCGAGATCATGGCCCGGGTCGGGGCGGGAGGGAGACCCTGATGTGGCACGACCCGGAACACCCCTCGCCACCCGCCCCCGACCAGGTGGACCCCGAGGTGCTCACCGCCCTGCTGGTACGCCACGGCTGGCAGCGCCGCGGCGGCGTGCACGGCCGCTACACCCGCTGGACCCCGCCCGGCGCCGCACCACGCGGCGGCCCCGGCGCCGGCACCTCCCTGCTGGTCCCCGCCCCCGGCGGCTACGGCGACTACTGCGACCTGCTCGGCGAGGCGCTCACCGCGCTGGCCCGCTCCGGCGCCCCCTCCGCCCGCGACGTCCTGCTCGCCCTGGCCGTACCCGGCGACGAGATCCGCTGGCGGCGCGCGGCCGGCGGCACCGGCGCTGCGGTCCCCTGGGACGAGGCCGAACGGCTGCGCACCGCCGCCGCCGACACCCTGCTGGCCGCCGCCCGCGCCACCCGGAGCCGCGCCGGATACTTCGGCGAACGCCACCGCCGGTACGCCGACGCCTACCTGCGCCAGGTCCTCGTCGGGCCCAGCCCGAGCGGCCAGGCGCTCACCGCCTACGCCCCGGCACCGGACGGCCGCGCCGTCACCGTCACCCTGCTGCGGGCGCTGCGCGCGGTCCGGGACGCCGTCGACCACCAGCGCGCCACCGGCCGGCTCGACGCCTTCGACGCCGCCGTCGAACTCGGCGTCTGCCACGAACTGGTCACCGCGATCGCCCTGCTGGTGCACGGCAGCGAGGGCGCCGAGCTCCAGCTCGACTGGTCCCCGGTGGCCGGAGTCCCCGTCGGCCTCGCCGCCCGCCCCGCACCCGTCGGCTTCACCCCCGGCGACCTGCCCGCACTCCACCTGGCCGCCGCCCGCTACCTGGCCGCCGAACCCGCGCTGCCGGCCACCGTCACCGGCACCGTCACCCGGCTGCGCAGCGACCGCCCGGAGGACGGCGGCACCGTACGGCTGCGGGTGCTGGCCGGCGCCCCGGTCGCCCGGATCCGGGCCGGCCTCGACCGCCACGCCTACCGCGTCGCCGTCCACGCCCACCTCGTCGGCCTGCCGCTGCGGCTCACCGGCAGGCTGGAGAGCCGCGGCGGCTTCCGTACCCTCGCCGCGGTCACCGCGGTGGCCCCGGTGCCGGTGGACGCGGCGGAACGGGAACGGATGCTCAAGGCGCTCGACGACGGCGAGCCGGGCCAGGACGGTTACGGCCCGACGGGCTGACCCCGGTACGATCGCACCGGGGCAGCGTCGCGCTGCCGTCGCCCAGATCCAGTCAGGAGTAACCGGTGTCTCAGATCCGTGTGGTCATCAAACGCGATTCCGTTGAGCGGGAAGAGCGGGTGGTCACGACGGGTACGACGGCCGCGGACCTCTTCGGCGGCGAGCGCACCGTGGTCGCCGCCCGGGTGGCCGGCGAGCTGAAGGACCTGGCCCACAAGGTCGCCGAGGGCGACGAGATCGAGCCGGTCGAGATCGGCAGCGAGGACGGCCTCGCCATCCTGCGCCACTCCACCGCGCACGTGATGGCCCAGGCCGTGCAGGAGCTCCACCCCGAGGCCAAGCTGGGCATCGGTCCGCCCATCAAGGACGGCTTCTACTACGACTTCGACGTCGACAAGCCGTTCCACCCCGATGACATCAAGGCCATCGAGAAGAAGATGCAGGAGATCGTCAAGCGCGGCCAGCGCTTCTCCCGCCGCGCGGTCAGCGACGAGCAGGCCCGCGAGGAGCTGGCCGGCGAGCCCTACAAGCTGGAGCTGATCGGCCTCAAGGGCTCCGCCGCCGACGCCGCGGAGGGCGCCTCCGCCGAGGTCGGCGCCGGCGAGCTGACCATCTACGACAACCTGGACGCCAAGACCGGCGAGCTGTGCTGGAAGGACCTGTGCCGCGGTCCCCACCTGCCCACCACCCGGCTGATCCCGGCCTTCAAGCTGATGCGCTCGGCCGCCGCCTACTGGCGCGGCAGCGAGAAGAACCCGCAGCTCCAGCGGATCTACGGCACCGCCTGGCCCTCCAAGGACGAGCTCAAGGCCCACCTCGACTTCCTCGCCGAGGCCGAGAAGCGCGACCACCGCAAGCTCGGCAGCGATCTCGACCTGTTCTCCATCCCCGAGGAGATCGGCTCCGGCCTCGCCGTCTTCCACCCCAAGGGCGGCATCGTGCGCCGCGCCATGGAGGACTACTCGCGCCGCCGCCACGAGGAGGCGGGGTACGAGTTCGTCTACACCCCGCACGCCACCAAGGGGAAGCTGTTCGAGGTCTCGGGCCACCTGGACTGGTACGCCGACGGCATGTACCCGCCCATGCAGCTCGACGAGGGCATCGACTACTACCTCAAGCCGATGAACTGCCCCATGCACAACCTGATCTTCCGTGCCCGGGGCCGCTCCTACCGCGAACTCCCGCTGCGCCTCTTCGAGTTCGGCACCGTCTACCGCTACGAGAAGTCCGGCGTGGTGCACGGCCTCACCCGCGCCCGCGGCTTCACCCAGGACGACGCGCACATCTACTGCACCAAGGAGCAGATGGCCGACGAGCTCGACTCGCTGCTCACCTTCGTGCTGGGCCTGCTGCGCGACTACGGCCTGGAGGACTTCTACCTGGAGCTGTCCACCAAGGACCCGGAGAAGTACATCGGGACGGACGAGAACTGGGAGGAGGCCACCGCCACGCTGCGCAAGGCGGCCGAGAAGCAGGGCTTGGAGCTCGTGCTCGACCCCGGCGGCGCCGCGTTCTACGGCCCCAAGATCTCCGTCCAGGCCCGCGACGCCATCGGCCGCACCTGGCAGATGTCCACGATCCAGGTGGACTTCAACCTCCCCGAGCGCTTCGACCTGGAATACACCGCGGCCGACGGCTCCCGGCAGCGCCCGGTGATGATCCACCGCGCCCTCTTCGGCTCCATCGAGCGCTTCTTCGCGGTGCTGCTGGAGCACTACGCGGGCGCCTTCCCGGCGTGGCTCGCCCCGGTCCAGGCGGTCGGCATCCCGATCGGCGACGCCCACGTGCCGTACCTGGCCGAGTTCGCCGCCAAGGCGAAGGCCAAGGGGGTGCGCATGGAGGTGGACTCCTCGGCGGACCGCATGCAGAAGAAGATCCGCAACGCGCAGAAGTCCAAGGTCCCGTTCATGGTCATCGCCGGTGATGACGACATGGCGGCCGGCTCGGTGAGCTTCCGCTACCGGGACGGGTCGCAGAAGAACGGCATCCCGTGTGACCAGGCCATCTCCGAGATCGTTGATGTGGTGGAGCGCCGCGTCCAGGTGTGATCGCGGTCGTGAGGACGGTCAGGGGGCCCCGCTTCGGCGGGGCCCCCGGCGTTTATGCTGGCCCGCATGACGACTGAGCCGGAAGAGCAGATCGGAGTGGGGACGCCGGACGCGTTCCAGCGCCTGTGGACCCCGCACCGCATGGCGTACATCCAAGGCGAGAACAAGCCGACCGGCCCGGGCGCCGGGGACGGCTGCCCGTTCTGCGACATCCCGGCCAAGTCGGACGAGGACGGCCTCGTGCTCGCCCGAGGTGAGCACGTGTACGCGGTGCTCAATCTGTACCCCTACAACGGCGGACACTGCATGATCGTCCCCTTCCGTCACGTCGCCGACTACACGGAGTTGAACGACGTGGAGACGGTCGAGTTGGCCGAATACACCAAGCAGGCCATGACCGCGCTGCGGTCCGCGTCCGGGGCGCACGGGTTCAACATCGGCATGAACCAGGGCGCGGTGGCGGGCGCGGGGATCGCGGCCCATCTGCATCAGCACGTGGTGCCCCGGTGGGGCGGGGACACCAACTTCATGCCGGTCGTCGGTCACACCAAGGTGCTGCCGCAGTTGCTCGCCGACACCCGGGCGATGCTCGCCGCCCACTGGCCCAAGGGCTGACCGGGCCGGCACCGCTGAAACGCCGCGGCGGGCCCGGGGACGATCCCGGACCCGCCGCGTACGCCTGTCGTCACGCGTCGTAGGCGTCGGCCTTCTTCGGCGCGGCCTCCTGCACCCCGGTGCCCAGCGCCAGCGAGCGGGCGGCGAACCGTTCGGTGTCCACGCCGTTCTCCCGCAGCACCGACAGCGCCGCGGAGTGCACCACCCGCAGCACCGGGGTCACCGCGCGCAACGCGTCGTCGGCCATGAAGCGGTGCTTCCACGGCTTGCCGGCCCAGGTGTGCCGCAGCCCGAACGGCTCGGGCAGGGTGAGCTTGCCGCCGAGGTAGTCCAGCACCGGCGGGAACCAGGTCAGCGGGGCGCGCGCGGACAGCCGCACCACCTCGGCCGAGTCCACCAGCGGCAGCCGTACGGTGCGGGTCTCCCAGAACTTGACGCTCTTGGCGACCTTCTTCTCCTTAGGGCTCGGCTTGGACAGGAAGATCCCGTCCACCGGGCCGAGGGCGTGCCCGGAGACCTCGATGCGCAGCGTGTGGTGGAGCACGGTCACCGTGATCAGCAAGGTGATCACCAACTGGCCGTCCCAGAGCACGAACTGCACGCCCAGGTAGTGCCGGTTGCCGGCGCCGAACTGCTGCTCGTTGCAGATCCGCTGGATCTCGAAGTCCTTGACGGTGAACCCCTCCACCTCGGCACCGGTGGGGCGGGTGATGCCCTTGGCGTTCTCGCCGATCGGGGCGACGACCCAGTTCCGTATCGACGGCTTGGGGAAGCCGCCGGTGTGCAGCGGGCCGCGCTCCAGTTCGCGCAGGCGGTCCTGGATGGCGCGTATCACGTCCCAGCTGCGGAACGGGTGGATGTCCTGGCCCTCCTCGCGGGGCACCAGTTCCTCGGCGAGCTGCCAGACGCCCCAGCGGGAGCCCATGCCGAGTATGCCCTTGGGGCCGGCGTAGAAGACCACGTTGCTGTTCTGCTCGGCGGCCAGCGCCACCAGGGACTTGCGCAGTTGCTCGGCGCGGGCGTCGTCGGGGTGCTGCGGTACGGCTTCGGGGATCTTGGCGCCCACGCCGCCGCCGGAGAGCAGCCCCGACCAGCGGTCGCGCAGGTCGACGGCGGTGCGTTCGCAGATCCGCTTGGCCACGTACCAGCCGGCCACCGGTACCACCAGCATCAGCCGCAGGTAGAGCGCGCCGATGCCGGTGAGCGGCGGGCGCCACAGCAGCAGCACGCCCAGGCCCACCACGACGGCGAGGACCACCCCGCCCAGCATCCCGGCGCGGCCCTGGCGTTTGGCGAGGGTGCGCCGCAGCTGGAAGGCGCCCAGCCAGATCAGCACCCCGGGCAGGAAGAGGAGCCCGAAGACCAGCATCACCACGGTGAGCCGGGCGTCGCGCTGCTGGCGGATGCGGTTGGCGGCCAGGCAGTGTTCCACCACGGCCTGCGGGTCCATGCCGAAGGACTGGACGGTCTCGGCGCGGCCGGCGCCGAGCATGCGCATCTGCACGGCGCGGGCGAACGCCTCACCGAGGTTGGGCTCGAAGAGCGACAGCCGGGGCGGCTGCACGGTCGCCTCCGGGTTGACCTCGACCAGCGCCTCGACCGGGCCGTCCCGGTAGGCGGCGGAGGCCAGCGCCTGGGTGGCGGCGGTGTCTCCGTCGCCGCCGGTCACCGGGATCTGCGCGCCCGGACTGAAGTCGAACTCCGTGCCGG belongs to Streptantibioticus cattleyicolor NRRL 8057 = DSM 46488 and includes:
- a CDS encoding exonuclease domain-containing protein yields the protein MPSWFDGPLAAFDTETTGVDVERDRIVTAALVVQERPGATPWSRRWLISPGVPVPEAATAVHGLSDGYVARHGVPPGPAVEAIARALAGGPGAGLPLVVMNAPFDLTLLDRELHRHRGTGLDGYWSQEPLCVLDPRVLDKHADRYRKGRRTLSDLCAHYDVALTDAHDAAADALAALEVTRAIGRRFADGGVGGMTPAELHVRQALWHAAQARGLQAWFARNGSPERCDPAWPLRPRLPRAA
- a CDS encoding DUF4365 domain-containing protein codes for the protein MALAQPRPGGPHPGHGTTPRGGLAVTSCMETLQVGYLHAVAAAAGCSLAQPYPDNGIDWHVSHTSPGHLVDDEVTIKIQLKATYQVAPHPPGPFFSFTLDNDHLVKLARHPVSVHKILVVMLVPRGQERWIGAGHERMELRHCCYWTNLAGHPVTGRHKTTVRIPTARIFDDRALCEIMARVGAGGRP
- the thrS gene encoding threonine--tRNA ligase; protein product: MSQIRVVIKRDSVEREERVVTTGTTAADLFGGERTVVAARVAGELKDLAHKVAEGDEIEPVEIGSEDGLAILRHSTAHVMAQAVQELHPEAKLGIGPPIKDGFYYDFDVDKPFHPDDIKAIEKKMQEIVKRGQRFSRRAVSDEQAREELAGEPYKLELIGLKGSAADAAEGASAEVGAGELTIYDNLDAKTGELCWKDLCRGPHLPTTRLIPAFKLMRSAAAYWRGSEKNPQLQRIYGTAWPSKDELKAHLDFLAEAEKRDHRKLGSDLDLFSIPEEIGSGLAVFHPKGGIVRRAMEDYSRRRHEEAGYEFVYTPHATKGKLFEVSGHLDWYADGMYPPMQLDEGIDYYLKPMNCPMHNLIFRARGRSYRELPLRLFEFGTVYRYEKSGVVHGLTRARGFTQDDAHIYCTKEQMADELDSLLTFVLGLLRDYGLEDFYLELSTKDPEKYIGTDENWEEATATLRKAAEKQGLELVLDPGGAAFYGPKISVQARDAIGRTWQMSTIQVDFNLPERFDLEYTAADGSRQRPVMIHRALFGSIERFFAVLLEHYAGAFPAWLAPVQAVGIPIGDAHVPYLAEFAAKAKAKGVRMEVDSSADRMQKKIRNAQKSKVPFMVIAGDDDMAAGSVSFRYRDGSQKNGIPCDQAISEIVDVVERRVQV
- a CDS encoding HIT family protein — its product is MLARMTTEPEEQIGVGTPDAFQRLWTPHRMAYIQGENKPTGPGAGDGCPFCDIPAKSDEDGLVLARGEHVYAVLNLYPYNGGHCMIVPFRHVADYTELNDVETVELAEYTKQAMTALRSASGAHGFNIGMNQGAVAGAGIAAHLHQHVVPRWGGDTNFMPVVGHTKVLPQLLADTRAMLAAHWPKG